A stretch of Podospora bellae-mahoneyi strain CBS 112042 chromosome 5, whole genome shotgun sequence DNA encodes these proteins:
- the COQ1 gene encoding coq1 putative hexaprenyl diphosphate synthase (BUSCO:EOG092634B5; COG:H; EggNog:ENOG503NV2J), which produces MQGPTMVRGVSRLRMSTFSRATTTTCSTCLRSTAPLDSRIAHSRAPFHTGRRDSSAWAAAVSVAGNIVNNAITRATRGDMPSVDPLRIVAKEMKFLTGNIRKLLGSGHPSLDRAAKYYTQAEGKHVRPLIVLLMSRATSLCPKAPQRQQATLQASMGIDSSISPLSVLSDFNPSATAVAPEAETNDHPDILPSQRRLAEITELIHTASLLHDDVIDHSESRRGSPSANLEFGNKMAVLAGDFLLGRASVALARLRHAEVIELLATVIANLVEGEFMQLKNTARDERNPQWSEETLTYYLQKTYLKTASLISKSCRAAALLGGSDAATVDAAYAYGKNLGLAFQLVDDMLDYTRSEQELGKPAGADLELGLATAPLLFAWKTMPELGALVGRKFEKEGDVVRARDLVAQSDGIEQTRALAEDYAQKAVDAIAPFPDSEAKDGLIEMAVKTLKRKK; this is translated from the exons ATGCAGGGGCCTACAATGGTGCGCGGGGTCAGCCGGCTTCGCATGTCAACATTTTCGagggcgacgacgacaacatgTTCCACCTGCCTCAGATCCACAGCTCCCCTCGATAGTAGGATAGCTCATTCCAGAGCTCCTTTCCACACCGGAAGACGAGACTCCTCCGCCTGGGCTGCCGCCGTCTCCGTCGCCGGCAACATCGTCAACAATGCGATCACCCGCGCCACCAGAGGGGACATGCCCTCCGTCGACCCCCTACGGATCGTCGCCAAGGAGATGAAGTTTCTCACAGGCAACATCAGGAAACTCCTCGGGTCCGGCCACCCCTCCCTGGACAGAGCAGCAAAGTACTACACACAAGCCGAAGGCAAGCATGTCCGGCCATTAATAGTCCTGCTCATGTCGCGtgccacctccctctgcccCAAAGCCCCTCAGAGGCAGCAGGCCACCCTCCAGGCCTCGATGGGCATCGACAGCTCCATCTCCCCGCTTTCCGTCCTCTCCGACTTCAACCCTTCCGCGACAGCTGTTGCCCCCGAAGCCGAGACGAACGACCACCCCGACATTCTCCCTTCGCAAAGGAGACTCGCCGAGATCACCGAGCTGATTCACACTGCTTCGCTGCTTCACGACGATGTGATTGATCACTCTGAATCCCGAAGAGGCTCACCATCTGCCAACCTCGAGTTTGGCAACAAGATGGCTGTCCTTGCAGGTGATTTCCTTCTCGGGAGAGCGTCTGTGGCTCTTGCGAGGTTGCGTCATGCCGAGGTTATCGAGCTGTTGGCTACGGTCATTGCCAACTTGGTGGAGGGCGAGTTCATGCAGCTGAAGAACACTGCGCGCGACGAGCGCAACCCGCAATGGTCGGAGGAGACTTTGACGTATTACCTCCAGAAGACGTACCTCAAGACTGCGTCGTTGATCAGCAAGAGCTGTCGCGCGGCGGCACTGCTTGGTGGAAGTGATGCGGCGACGGTGGATGCGGCGTATGCCTATGGGAAGAACCTGGGTTTGGCGTTCCAGCTGGTGGATGATATGCTCGACTACACCAGGAGCGAGCAAGAACTCGGCAAGCCGGCGGGGGCGGATTTGGAGCTGGGACTTGCGACGGCGCCTCTGCTGTTTGCGTGGAAGACGATGCCAGAGCTCGGCGCGCTGGTTGGGAGGaagtttgagaaggagggtgatgttgtGAGG GCACGCGACCTGGTTGCGCAGAGTGATGGTATCGAGCAGACACGGGCGCTGGCCGAGGACTACGCACAGAAGGCCGTTGATGCGATCGCGCCGTTCCCAGACAGCGAGGCCAAGGATGGCCTCATCGAGATGGCTGTCAAGACTCTGAAGCGGAAGAAATAG
- a CDS encoding hypothetical protein (EggNog:ENOG503P39Z; COG:S), which yields MVLLTMTPSIVEALQIWDNLGYPSKDKLQAGKDDPALDDAAVGKPILHSQIIELWLILRDAGHEEHTLENMLKGAWVYVPPPPPKPEPSNEYKALMARLRREEEQRAYERMTNPLPPTETFAQRFPAANMARSFAAVNRVTVDKDLGDDDVTYNDVHRQLMLILNFMVSILGVAGTLWVLARWWSTPARLFLTLGGSLLVGIAEVAVYSGYIWHLGEAKKQDKKFKEVKQIVQTWAVGVDEKEEATLIGDKSSSDENTDLRRRKKDAQI from the exons aTGGTGCTCCTCACAATGACGCCCTCCATCGTGGAGGCTCTGCAAATCTGGGACAATCTAGGCTACCCATCAAAAGACAAGCTCCAGGCAGGCAAAGACGACCCCGCACTCGACGATGCCGCTGTCGGCAAGCCCATTCTACACTCACAGATCATCGAGCTCTGGTTAATACTCAGGGATGCCGGGCATGAGGAACATACTTTGGAAAACATGCTGAAAGGCGCCTGGGTCTAcgtcccaccaccgccaccaaagCCAGAACCA TCAAACGAATACAAAGCCTTGATGGCCCGTCTCCGGCGCGAAGAAGAACAACGAGCATACGAGCGAATGACCAACCCACTTCCCCCAACCGAGACCTTTGCTCAACGATTTCCTGCTGCGAATATGGCGAGGAGCTTTGCTGCTGTCAATCGAGTAACGGTCGATAAAGACcttggcgatgacgatgtTACATATAACGACGTGCACAGACAGCTGATGCTGATACTGAACTTTATGGTCAGTATCCTGGGTGTGGCAGGCACTCTGTGGGTGCTAGCCAGATGGTGGAGCACACCAGCGCGACTGTTTCTGACTCTGGGGGGAAGTCTTTTGGTGGGGATTGCTGAAGTTGCTGTATACTCGGGATACATATGGCATTTGGGTGAGGCGAAGAAGCAGGATAAGAAGTTTAAGGAGGTGAAGCAGATTGTACAGACGTGGGCTGTTGGAGTGGatgaaaaggaggaggccacTCTTATTGGGGACAAGAGCTCGTCAGATGAGAATACGGATCTCCGGAGGCGCAAGAAGGATGCTCAAATATGA
- a CDS encoding hypothetical protein (EggNog:ENOG503NYAE; COG:I), giving the protein MVHQHGDHHDIPTHSLVKRIGGWLPTDHRIHQEWLGRTIDRAHKRSGPPEQTKLIPVLQEFKELIEGNARIYMYFNQMWDEVPHRPPYNKDPTGKSQIRDYKHMLAVLNEVFGRAPEWTDAAAHAGMVGVPMAAIFDYAMGTPSGHAAFLDPDVNKMLKKILNEWGRYLKTPESAEVLGDHSAGWFGETGYKDLMEVANTPTKTSFKFEEMYHCDPSKKHYGFTSWDDFFTRKITDKSRPVASPDDDKVVVNSCESRPYCVANNVKLRDRFWVKGQPYSVTDMLAQDPLAEKFARGTIYQAFLSALSYHRWHAPVSGTIKRAFVEDGTYFSEPLIFDQSGGEDKVDIDTKGIQGALGYLTALATRAVIFIEADNPKIGLMAFIGVGMDEVSTCEITVKEGQKVKKGEELGMFHFGGSTYCLMFREETRLKGWPDIGKYAEANENYPVRGALAVVE; this is encoded by the exons ATGGTCCATCAACACGGCGACCATCACGACATCCCGACCCATTCGCTCGTGAAGCG CATCGGCGGCTGGCTCCCAACCGACCACCGCATCCACCAGGAATGGCTCGGCCGCACCATCGACCGCGCCCACAAACGATCCGGCCCCCCGGAGCAGACCAAGCTCATCCCCGTGCTGCAGGAGTTCAAGGAGCTGATTGAGGGCAATGCGAGAATATACATGTACTTCAACCAGATGTGGGACGAGGTCCCGCATCGTCCTCCGTACAACAAGGACCCGACTGGCAAGAGCCAGATCAGAGACTACAAGCACATGCTTGCTGTGCTGAACGAAGTTTTTGGGAGAGCACCAGAATGGAcggatgctgctgctcatgCTGGCATGGTGGGGGTTCCGATGGCTGCTATTTTCGACTATGCGATGGGGACGCCGAGCGGGCATGCGGCGTTTTTGGATCCGGATGTGAACAAGATGTTGAAAAAGATTTTGAATGAGTGGGGGCGGTATCTCAAG ACGCCGGAATCCGCCGAGGTTTTGGGGGATCACTCGGCTGGCTGGTTCGGCGAGACGGGCTACAAAGACCTTATGGAGGTGGCCAACACGCCGACTAAGACGTCGTTCAAGTTTGAGGAGATGTATCATTGTGATCCGTCAAAGAAGCACTACGGTTTCACGTCTTGGGATGACTTCTTTACCCGCAAGATCACGGACAAGTCCCGTCCTGTTGCTAGCCCGGATGATGACAAGGTTGTTGTCAACAGCTGCGAGTCTCGGCCTTACTGCGTGGCGAACAACGTCAAGTTGCGGGACAGATTCTGGGTCAAGGGACAGCCTTACTCTGTAACTGACATGCTCGCGCAAGACCCCCTGGCGGAGAAGTTTGCCAGGGGGACGATTTATCAGGCGTTTTTGTCGGCTCTGTCGTACCACCGCTGGCATGCCCCCGTGTCGGGCACCATCAAGAGGGCgtttgttgaggatgggacGTATTTCTCGGAGCCGCTCATATTTGACCAGagcgggggggaggacaagGTTGATATTGACACCAAGGGGATCCAAGGGGCCTTGGGATACCTCACTGCGTTGGcgacgagggcggtgatTTTTATTGAGGCGGATAACCCCAAGATTGGGCTCATGGCCTTTATcggggtggggatggatgaggtGAGCACGTGTGAGATTACGGTGAAGGAAGGgcagaaggtgaagaagggggaggagttgggcaTGTTTCATTTTGGGGGGAGTACGTATTGTTTGATGTTTAGGGAGGAgacgaggttgaaggggtggCCGGATATTGGGAAGTATGCGGAGGCGAATGAGAATTATCCGGTTAGGGGGGCGTTGGCGGTTGTCGAgtga
- a CDS encoding hypothetical protein (EggNog:ENOG503NY74; COG:S) → MSRSLPVVSSDGNLPWSDSHSHSMDSDEIPHVGLPSPWLDSLPTASNSLSTSSSTLSFARTGQLSPQLSPISTGMAMSCGGSSCLASPSLSPPTAAMNSHSLSSSASTESSWTMNYSGSGSGSDEGHEHEQLPRGAMSHHHDIHHEHMPWEQDDPDELLMAPKLEPLDDDGFCMDDLGEAPATPIGGVAHALGLNQPKPKRPRGRPRKHPLTPNLTANKVTKGRTKTGCLTCRKRKKKCDEAKPRCMNCEKNAVVCEGYPEKQIWKSGKERAEEERLKSHSVMSITMQPIFHGLETVEDMIFWKHYNEHLSAVLTVEGEHKNAFKDMMVPIAVKHQGLMHSILSLASKHIDFDTPYGATVLRNYPSTSLDLIRERSIFHHDAARQKFFEDVEFSKGKPCTDDEVLVSARYGQMLCFLLEALAEGNPRGEHRVHLSAYRSLIASSPPGDSAFLSFIAEFFQYHIFADELIHSSDKSGYRSMSDAQELPSVPHIHPPRLLGVADGLLEHIVPITTIRNSIRRNMAAHEPVIVDYISLYRAAEIDAAIREWAPHLPPGDHRGNVSLLYKHMMQIYLIRTIWPPVATSPTPTAASVSSFSHIRSSPSVGRPTSSVVNTPPQSASTSCASSPKLGASHPMSEPNVYKQNSTGMGSSSNVSPIRKNSGGGIAAALAAENRPDSPPPIRQPVSHDDRITRAVEESLDILDTFKPSDPSQTLLLLPCFVIGTVCFKPRQQERIRAAIKSVRGYTGLRNADRVVEVLEEVWRLMEMGEWVRVWDWGRVAKDMGLDFIPA, encoded by the exons ATGAGTCGTTCCCTTCCTGTCGTGTCCAGCGACGGAAACCTGCCGTGGTCAGACAGCCATAGCCATAGCATGGACTCCGATGAGATTCCTCATGTTGGCTTGCCTTCCCCCTGGTTGGACTCCCTTCCGACAGCCTCCAACTCTTTGTCCACATCGTCGTCGACTTTGAGCTTCGCCCGTACGGGCCAGCTCTCGCCCCAGCTGTCACCCATCAGCACTGGCATGGCCATGTCCTGCGGAGGCTCCTCCTGCCTTGCCTCGCCGTCCCTCTCGCCCCCCACTGCTGCTATGAATTCGCACTCGCTttcctcgtcggcctcgaCGGAATCCTCATGGACCATGAATTActcgggctcgggctcgggctcgGACGAGGGCCATGAGCACGAGCAGCTTCCGCGGGGCGCCATgagccaccaccatgacATACACCATGAACACATGCCCTGGGAGCAGGACGATCCGGATGAGCTGTTGATGGCCCCAAAACTGGAGCccttggatgatgatggattcTGTATGGATGATTTGGGGGAAGCCCCTGCCACTCCCATTGGAGGAGTTGCCCATGCGCTGGGGCTCAACCAACCAAAGCCAAAACGACCCAGAGGACGTCCTCGGAAGCACCCCCTTACCCCTAATCTGACTGCCAACAAAGTCACCAAAGGCCGCACCAAGACTGGCTGCTTGACATGCAGGAAGCGAAAGAAGAAGTGTGACGAAGCCAAGCCGCGAT GCATGAACTGCGAAAAGAACGCCGTCGTGTGTGAAGGCTATCCGGAGAAACAGATCTGGAAAAGCGGCAAAGAAAGGGCCGAAGAGG AACGTCTCAAGTCACACAGCGTCATGTCCATTACGATGCAGCCCATCTTCCACGGGCTCGAGACGGTCGAAGACATGATCTTCTGGAAGCACTACAATGAACACCTCAGCGCCGTGCTTACTGTCGAGGGTGAACACAAGAATGCTTTCAAGGACATGATGGTGCCCATCGCGGTCAAACACCAGGGCCTCATGCATTCCATCTTGTCTTTGGCAAGCAAACATATTGACTTTGACACACCCTATGGAGCCACCGTCTTGCGCAACTACCCTTCCACAAGCCTGGACCTCATCCGGGAACGATCGATTTTCCATCACGACGCCGCCAGGCAGAAGTTTTTCGAAGATGTCGAGTTTAGCAAAGGAAAGCCCTGCACCGATGACGAGGTTTTGGTGTCTGCTCGCTATGGACAGATGCTGTGCTTCCTCTTGGAAGCTCTGGCAGAGGGTAACCCCCGTGGCGAGCATCGCGTCCACCTTTCGGCATACCGCAGTCTTATCGCCAGCTCGCCTCCTGGAGATTCGGCCTTCTTGTCGTTCATCGCCGAGTTTTTCCAGTACCACATCTTCGCCGACGAATTGATCCACTCGTCCGACAAGTCAGGCTACCGTTCCATGTCGGACGCCCAAGAGCTCCCGTCGGTCCCTCatatccaccctccccgactTCTTGGTGTTGCCGATGGACTGCTCGAACATATtgtccccatcaccaccatcagaaaCTCGATCCGGCGTAACATGGCCGCCCACGAGCCCGTGATTGTCGACTACATTAGTCTCTATCGCGCAGCGGAGATCGATGCTGCGATTCGAGAATGGGCTCCCCATCTGCCCCCTGGTGATCATCGCGGAAATGTCAGCCTCCTTTACAAGCACATGATGCAGATTTATCTCATCCGTACCATTTGGCCCCCGGTCGCCACATCACCCACGCCGACGGCCGCCTCCGTTTCCTCGTTTTCCCACATCCGCAGCTCGCCATCCGTCGGCCGACCGACCTCCTCGGTAGTCAATACCCCGCCGCAGTCTGCCTCTACCAGCTGTGCCTCGTCCCCGAAACTTGGAGCCTCCCACCCGATGAGCGAGCCAAACGTCTACAAACAAAACAGTACCGGAATgggttcctcctccaacgtATCCCCGATTCGCAAGAACAGCGGCGGAGGTATTGCCGCAGCGCTGGCCGCCGAGAACCGACCCgactccccccctcccatccgtCAACCTGTTTCCCACGACGATCGTATCACCCGCGCCGTCGAAGAATCCCTCGACATACTCGACACCTTCAAGCCGAGCGATCCCTCCCAGAccctgttgttgctgccgtgTTTCGTCATCGGCACCGTTTGCTTCAAGCCCCGCCAACAAGAGCGCATCAGGGCCGCCATCAAGTCTGTCAGGGGCTACACCGGACTAAGAAACGCCGATcgggttgtggaggtgctCGAGGAGGTGTGGCGACTGATGGAGATGGGTGAGTGGGTGCGTGTGTGGGACTGGGGTCGTGTTGCAAAGGATATGGGGTTGGATTTTATCCCTGCTTGA
- a CDS encoding hypothetical protein (EggNog:ENOG503NWUE; COG:S) produces the protein MGLIRAGSRLASRGYSGGAAAVAAQRGLWARGPRIPNERSAPPPPPPTTLRRIHWTPQPGPRQERRHYSKDKDKCNDDDHRHEPSIWYKMLESAATSLASILVLGTGFALAAYTYHKSYKYFVLQKMSNAFEPGDPVLDLAAIGKDLPLSKTAAATHWIERPEQSIVDEIVAGKEVGHYHLFIGEKGTGKSSMLLEAMRKIDGDGVAMFEAHADLEIFRIRLGKALDYEFHEDYMGSYFSERGPRDTTALLDIERALNKVEKVALKRRARVGRPLVIIINQMHLIRDDDDGKDLIELLQQRAEQWAASNLVTMVFNSDDYWVYERLKQLSTRMAVLTVLDLPKHQAIAALKNYRRRYFSEVPSSEILEEIYDRVGGRLNFLNRVAKSQDMLATCEEIKRVEKTWFLNQCWILGEEMDDDVMDQQKWAAAAVVLATALVDKEEEMEETYDPAKGHILPSYPLHIAQEIMTRADFVRALDRLNLFSITSKAEVRASSVPMHIAFREIVAQPGFREHLQATIDRIAAIESLGRTREIVAKDLVWGGKYEIKKSYGGVEVSLKQEGKKRDVTVVEEEDDDDGKSDD, from the exons ATGGGTCTAATACGGGCAGGGAGCCGGTTGGCATCCCGTGGATATTCGGGTGGGGCAGCAGCGGTGGCAGCACAAAGGGGGCTTTGGGCTCGTGGGCCAAGGATACCAAATGAGAGGagcgcaccaccaccaccaccacccacgaCGTTGAGAAGGATACATTGGACGCCACAACCTGGACCACGACAGGAAAGGAGACATTATTCCAAGGATAAAGACAAATGCAATG ATGACGATCACCGCCACGAACCCTCCATATGGTACAAGATGCTCGagtccgccgccacctccctagcctccatcctcgtcctcggcaccGGCTTCGCCCTCGCAGCCTACACCTACCACAAATCCTACAAGTACTTTGTCCTCCAAAAAATGTCCAACGCCTTCGAACCCGGCGATCCCGTCCTTGACCTAGCCGCCATAGGCAAagacctccccctctccaaaaccgcCGCGGCAACCCACTGGATCGAGCGCCCCGAGCAGTCCATCGTGGACGAAATCGTCGCCGGCAAGGAGGTAGGCCACTACCACCTCTTCATCGGAGAAAAAGGCACCGGCAAATCCTCCATGCTCCTCGAAGCGATGCGCAAGatcgacggcgacggcgtgGCCATGTTTGAAGCCCACGCCGACCTCGAAATCTTTCGCATCCGCCTCGGCAAGGCGCTAGACTATGAATTCCACGAAGATTACATGGGGAGTTACTTCTCCGAGCGCGGGCCCCGtgacaccaccgccctcctcgacaTTGAACGCGCCCTCAACAAGGTTGAAAAAGTCGCGCTCAAAAGACGGGCGAGGGTGGGCAGGCCGTTGGTGATTATCATTAACCAAATGCACCTCATCcgggacgatgatgacgggaaGGACCTGATTGAACTGCTTCAGCAGCGGGCGGAGCAGTGGGCTGCGTCTAATCTTGTTACTATGGTCTTCAACAGCGACGACTACTGGGTTTATGAGAGACTGAAGCAGCTTTCCACCAGGATGGCCGTGCTGACGGTCCTTGACCTGCCCAAGCACCAGGCTATTGCCGCGCTGAAAAACTACCGCAGGAGATACTTTTCTGAGGTCCCGTCGAGCGAAATCCTAGAGGAGATTTACGACCGTGTCGGCGGGCGcctcaacttcctcaacaGGGTGGCGAAATCACAAGACATGCTCGCTACCTGCGAGGAGATCAAGCGAGTGGAAAAAACCTGGTTTTTGAACCAATGCTGGATTTTGggcgaggagatggatgacGACGTGATGGACCAGCAGAAGTgggcggctgctgcggtGGTTCTCGCCACGGCGCTTGTGgataaggaggaggagatggaggagacgtATGATCCCGCAAAGGGCCATATCCTGCCTAGCTACCCTCTCCATATCGCGCAGGAGATCATGACGAGGGCGGATTTTGTCAGGGCGTTGGATAGGTTGAATCTGTTTAGCATTACGAGCAAGGCCGAGGTGAGGGCGAGCAGTGTGCCGATGCATATTGCGTTCAGGGAGATTGTGGCGCAGCCCGGGTTTAGGGAGCACTTGCAGGCTACTATTGATCGGATTGCTGCTATTGAGAGCTTGGGGCGCACGAGGGAGATTGTGGCGAAGGATCTGGTTTGGGGGGGCAAGTATGAGATTAAGAAGAGTtatgggggggtggaggtgtcgTTGAAgcaggaggggaagaagagggatgttactgttgttgaggaggaggatgatgatgatgggaagagTGATGACTAG